In Drosophila subpulchrella strain 33 F10 #4 breed RU33 chromosome X, RU_Dsub_v1.1 Primary Assembly, whole genome shotgun sequence, the DNA window ttaattatccATTTTCTATACTTCGGATCTTTGTATAATGGTATGAAACTGTTTGATTTGTATAAAATACATGCGTCATCATACATTAAACGGAAATTCTGTTGGATATTTAAGCTTTATTCTTGTAATTGGGGTGGTATTTTACATAAAATATGAACCATGGCTGTTCTAAATAGAACAGCGCTCTCCGATTTTTTGATTTGGGAGAAataaaacaagttttttagGGTACAATATTTTACGCAAAATAGGGTGACGCTGCATTTTAAGGACAGCCCTTCTTTACCACAAACTAGTTtcaaagaaaacaaatattatattgaTTGCAAATACATCAAAACAAATATAGTtttcaaacaattttaatgcgatttataaattttatggACAATATACCAAATTCTTAAGTTTTTCTGAAGGAAAATTAGACACTGaactaagaatatataaacagtcctgaaaatgtagatttaagatttgcattttaaatttaaataacatttaaagTTGGCGGGCTTTTGGTAATCGTATTATTAcccaaattttaaaaacccAATGTTGATAAATTCACATTAGTTATGATTAATAAAGTCAAACTAGCTTATCAAACATTTTCCCTGGGAAAGTTCTTATTTCTACTTCTTTATCATAACATTTCGGCAAGATTTTCCGCTGGAAAAGCAGCAATTACTGAAGGTCTGGCAACACTGTATTAACAATATTTTTCCATACAATTTTCCGGGAAATCCCTTAATGGGACAGCTTTTGGGTGGGGACTGtagtattttgttttttgatcaaaatcggaaagcTAAGGAAAATGTCCAGAATACCGGTCTGACAGTCTGGCAACACTGTTTTTGCCGGATAGGGTCCCAAAATCAAATAGGCCCCATCATACATGTACAAATAGTAATACCCCTAAAAACTCATCAATTTTATGggaaaaatatatagaaaCTCGTGGTTTCCCAACATTTCTGTTAGAAAATCGCTGAATATTAGCAATCGACAAGCGTTAGTGATGTGTCGAAAACATCGATAGTCGCCGCAGAACATCGATGGCACCCAGCATGTTGGAAGACACCGCTATCGATGCATCGATGGGCCCATCGATTTTGCGTTACTCCACCTCTAGTTCGGCAACTATATCCCCAAGTCGGAACCGAATCGCTTACATCGCCCGCCGTTCGTTCCCAGTCAAATTTGTGTGTTGTGTGCGCCAATTTCAGCGGGGGCCAAAATCAATAATCTGGTTGTGTGATTTTCGcggctttttttttgtgttttcttttaaaaaacaatcaaTACCCGAAGGTAACGTGTGTAGACCACTAACAATCCATCTCAGTGTGCGTTTGCATTCGTTGACGCTTGACATATTGgtacacattttattattattttacctTGTTTGTCGtttccaaaaaaataaattgcatGTTCGCATCGAATCGAATTCAAACTGAATCGGAATCTGTAtcagaatcagaatcagaatcagaaCCAAACCGAATCGAAAACGGAATGGGTTATACGGGGAGCTCCTCGCACCGGGTTCTGAAAAAGGATTGTGGGCGGGGTGGGGTCGTGATAAAAGGGGGGGCAGAGGGTTCTTAACCCAGAACGCGCTAAAGGCCCACTTACACGAAGGgaatttttgattttcttgACCTAAAAGGGGTTTTATGAAATAACTGGGTTAAATACAGACCCGGCATTTTAACGTATGTGCCAGTTTCAAACCTCAAGGGGGTTTTCCCACACCATATAGGCGTATATAGGTCCTACCAAAAACTGAGGTCGTGCAGAGGGGCCTTAACCACCAAATATGCACACACATATGCAGCCATTTCGCCTGCACGCACATATTGCCCCTGTGTAGGTAAACTTTAAACAGATTTTTGGCCTGGCTAAAAAACAGCGAAAacaggcaaacaaacaaaaaaaaacagcatgAAAGTGCGAAAAGGAAAAGATGTTAATATTAAAACACAACCGAAACGACTGTCGCGTGCAAGCGACCCGCCCACCTGTCTCTTTACGCCCCGGTTTTTCACCTGAGTTCCGATCGCACACACGCATGCACTTGCATATGTACAGACCGTaggtacatatatgtatgtacgtaCGTTTGCATTGCTCAACACATGATTTCCGTGgagtacatatgtatattcaAGTATTCACAAGATTAGCATTTAACGCCCTATTTATTTGTGCAAGAGTGTGGGTGCATTCCCTTGCTCCAGGAGCGGATTCAAGGGGGTTAGTTAGGGGTTCCACTAAGGGTTCCCCTTTattcattataaaaaataaattatttattttttagaatttaattaaaaaagatttaaaacCCCTAATTCCCGAGCCCCCTTTGGCTCCGCCCCTGCCCTCAAAGACGTTGGCTCAACACTCGACGATCTTATTGACTTATTTCGACCCCTTTGCCTTATCCCATACAATACCCCATCGTGTATTTCGAGTACAAACGTTTACGTGTACTTTCTGAACACTTACAGTAGAGGATAGATTTGTAGAacatgttttctttttaaaacatttttttaattagagaaaaaacttaaaacaatgtagttttaatatttcatactcGTTTGGTATGCACAATTATCATAATTGATATGGTTATATAAAGTTGTCTAGACATGCATTCTTTTTCGAAATGAAATGAGCTATATAAACCTAAAAATAGATTTATATTATAACAAATTTCCAAATCAAAGGGAATCATTACCATTTTAAAAAGTACTACATCTCAAAATTTGATATTtgaattgtttttttatttaatcattttaGTGTATTACAATTTGTagttaaatatacttataCCTAGATTGCATATACAACAAACCAAACCACCTGATCACACGTAAAATGCATTAAAAGATAACCTTAAGATAAACATTTTCGGTTTAAAGTCAACAGTCATTTCTTTGATATAGTCAAAAAAGGAGACAAGATGATGGATCTAGACAGTAGATAAAGTCAACGATAAGGTCTGAAAAAATGGTAATCAAAAGCCGGTCATCAAACATACATATAGTACATACATCATAAGTACAATTGCATGGACTTGTAGTTATTATTTCATTATATATATGAATGATTATTTCAGCTATTTGATATGGGGGAGTATGGGTCATACTTTCAGTATCACAAATCATGTGAGAgttgtataaaaatgtttattatcTATAATCACGGTCAAAAACTTcctatattaaacaaaaaacctGTTCACCCGTTCAAGGTCTAAAATTTACTACACACTAAACATCTATTAACAATTATTTGCTTTCAAAATGACCGGAAACAAGCAATTTGTCATATTTTGTAGCTTGAAAATGTGATCGTTAGCTCATTAAGTTTTTAGAAAAGTTCGTTGACTAAACTATTTCAAATGTTCTATTTATTGCCAGTTTTCATTTCTAACAACATTGTTTCCTATagatatataaattattaattaccCACTACGATTCATTTAATAATTACATTAAAATTTCATGGTCCTTTCATGTTAGATGGTATATTATAGattatatacatattattGAGCTGTCATAAGTCATGGGGCTTACAAGTAAGCGCTGTGAAGATGATATAACTAGAAGATTACAAGAGTTCCGCCTATTGTGGCTGGAAACCTGTGGTCTATTGGTTTCGGTGCAACAGCACATGCTAGATCTGCTGACTGGGTGCGGTCTTCTCCATCCAAAACTCTGGTTTCGGTGCGCATGAGTGAGAGGACATGGGCGTAGTATACTTACTGGATGTGCCCACTGGGGGGCAGTCCTTTGGCTGTGGGCTGGGTTCGGGTTTTCGGTTGGTTTTTGCATTCGGATTAGTTTTTAACGCTACCTACTACTTGCTACCTACTACCTACTCATTATACTTGCTGTTGTTATTGTCGTTCTATGTGTATGACCCGACCTGACACTTTCGTATTTCACATATATAATACAATAGAATGGGCACAGAAACCAAGAGCAACAGTTACACAGGACAGATTTCAACAAGTGGCGGCAACCCCAAAGTGATGAAAGATTCTTTATCCTTAGTTCGTCAGACGGTCAATCAGCAATCGCAATCGAACCAGGTCCAGAACCAAttgaattcaaattcaaattcccAATCGTATCCAAACGAGAGCGAAAACGAAAACGAGCACGAACTAAATTCGCGTGATATTCGAGCAAAACAGGAGGACAAATCGAGAAAAGAGGCGATTGTTCCCTTTGTCCCCGTATTTGTTGAAGAGGCCGACGTGATTCAAGGGGCCAAGGAACTGTTGAAGGTTATTCGACCGACCTGGGACCTCAGCCACGTCGAGTTTAAGGTAAAGTAAAGCTCATAAACCCAAAAATCACCCCCCTACAATATCATTACCCtcaaaaaatacaaacaaaagaaaaatattacaaaaaaataaaaataaaaacgcaAAATCAAAACCATCAATGTCATATATTCTCTACTCCATCAGATCAGGGTAGTTCGCAGATCGAAGATCGTTATCCGGCCcaaaatgatgatgatgacgatgatgtaTGTTTCCTTATCATTTATTACGATCACTAACTGGTGTGCGGAACGGGGGATAGATACTCCATACTATAGTAGTTTGCTAACACAGTTTGAACAGGGTTATTGCACAACCAACCTTCCAATAgtaattatataatatatatatatatatatatacatcgTACTCGCTGCCGCCTTGATAATTGTAAATAGACTTTGTTATATCAATGGAGAGACCCATGGGATTGTTATTCGAAATTAACATTATTCACAATGGTGTGTGGTGTTGGTGTGTTAGGACTGCGAGAGTTACGAATTCTGAGTGGCGATACAGAGACCGAGACCGAGTCGCAGTAGAAACCAGTTTGCCAATCTAGCCCTCGACTCCGGTGGAAATAATTGCTCCCTGCAAATGGAGCACTTAAGGGGGTAGAAGGGGTGGCAGCCAAGAAATAGGCCTTCGTGCCAATTAGTCGGTGGTTCTAATGAAATCACACCTTTCCCATCTACAAGGCGACGCATACAGGTGCATTGACTCGAGTGTTTTCAGTTAATCATCAGTCCATATTTTACGGATGATCCATAAAACTGATACCCCTATATGTCCGTTTTTTTCCTTTTAAGGGGCTTGATTTTTGTTGTCCCGATTTGATAATGGTACAAAATATATGGCCTGTAGCTTTTTGTAATCTTTATTTCACTGGAAGTGGGGCGTTCTTGCCTTATCGGAACCCACTCGTACGCCTTGACCTCACTATCTGTATACTTCACTGTATGCATGACGTTTAATTGGTGTACACAGCTTGTACGTATGTTACTTATCATAATCAGCTTATAACAGCTCCATTCTGAATTGTTGAACGTTGAATCTTGGCTAATCGTTGGTAGGTTGAGGAATGTGGCTCATCCTTCAAGTAGGTATTGGTAATAATacgtaaaaaaaaagttgataTAGTCAAAGctgttttttaaatgttagaTATTATAGGTTGGTATATTAAAACCTGGTATTTTTTTATACTAAACGGATACCTAGACATAAAGCATTCTTAAGAAAGAACAAAGCTTTGGGATAGAGTTGTTTTTTGGCGCCAGTCAGTCGTCCTCCATATCATAAAATTAGAATAAAAGCAGTAGTAAAATGCCCCGACTATGATACATTCCAAATTCTTGTTAAGGAAAGGGAAACTAAGCTGATTCAGCATGGACCTTGCCGTCATAGGCACAACTTCTCAACAATAAACAGCAAATATTGGGTGTTTTTAAAGTCGGTTgactatttatatatatatcccataacgtaaattgtttttcttaaCAACTGCAGGTATAAAAACTTATTAACTTATTAGTTCCAACGATAGTACACCAAAAACAGGGTTACTCATGTGCTCGACTTTTATTAGTGCCAGCCGTGCTATATAATCTGAAGTTGATTGATAGTACTCAAGGGTTGATAGCTCAGAActattgattattatttattacagCCCCATAAGATATAACCAAGTCTGGTTAGCTTAACCCAATTGTTTTCTTAGATTAAAAAGATTATAAGTTAACactttttttccttttaatCGTACAATGTACAAGAAACCTACGCATTATTCCTACATTTTTCCACTTCCATCAGCTTACTTTGAATATTCTCAATTTGAATTGTTTAATATTCCTTTATCTTATCTGTGTCTGTGTTTTTCATTATAAAACGCACCGTATACGTATGTTTCAATACGAAGGGGGTCTTGACGAGACGCTTAGCACGCAAATAGCTGGTGTCAAAAAGTTTATCACCCATGTGCTTCCattcatttatatatgtaaatgtatatatatatgtatttattaacGTACATAAGAAGCATGTGGAGTTGATAAGAAAGGTGCCGTAAGCCCTTTACTGTAGCTAttgagcctgcggcttaatgaATGAATTCCAGAAATAGTTCCATTGAATGCTACTAATAAACCTTTCCACAGCAATTGGTAATAGGTGATGCAACCATTTTACGCACATAATCAAAGCACACAAATCACGTAGCCTCAACTGACTAGTAATTATTAGTCCTAACCCATCCAATTAATCAATATTCTTTTTACTTGGTATTAACGAGGTTATACCTTTGCTAATTCTAGAGTTTTACCGATGGAATCACAAACAAACTGGTCGGATgtttccacaaagagatctcCAAATTGAGAGATGAGAACGGCGGATCGTATATACCCATCAAGACCCAGGGTCTGTCGCCAGTTCAGTCGGAGGATCCAGTCATCATCGAGAAGGACGATGATCAGTTCACAGACGAGCTGGCAACTGACGACGGTACACCTGTACAGTACTCCGATAACGTAGTGCTCGTGAGGATATATGGTAACAAAACGGACCTACTGATAGATCGCAAGGCGGAGACGCAAAACTTTCTTCTACTGCATACGTACGGCCTAGCGCCATCGCTGTATGCGACGTTCAAGAACGGCCTCGTCTACGAATACGTACCTGGAACCACCCTGAATACGGACAGTGTGCTCTGTCCAGAGATTTGGCCCTTGGTCGCCCGTCGCATGGCCGAGATGCATCGCAAGGTGAGGAAGCACGGGGAAAGTTCGGCGGCCAAACCAATGCCGATGATATGGAAGAAGACGCAGAGCTTTCTCGATTTAGTACCTGAACGTTTTAGTGATGctgaaaaacacaaaaggtACGATGATTCTTTGATCTATGATCTCTGATTATTTGAATGCTAACCATTCACCATTCCATCTTCATTTGCAGAGTGAAAGAAACGTTTCTACCTATCGGCCGCCTGCGCGAGGAGTTCAACAAGCTATATGAATACCTTGAGGCTCTGGACAGTCCGATTGTCTTCTCCCACAACGACCTTCTGCTGGGCAATGTCATCTACACACAGAGCCTGAAAACCGTCAACTTTATCGACTACGAGTATGCCGACTACAATTTCCAGGCCTTTGACATTGGCAATCACTTTGCGGAGATGTGCGGCGTGGATGAGGTCGACTACTCCCGCTACCCGAAGCGCGAATTCCAGCTAAAGTGGCTGAGGGTCTACCTAGAGGAGTACCTCCAGCGCAGCCACATTCAGAACGAGGAAGTGGAGCTGCTGTACGTCCAGGTCAATCAGTTTGCGCTGGCATCGCATATCTTCTGGACGGTGTGGTCCCTGTTGCAAGCTGAGCATTCCACTATCGATTTCGACTACGTTGGGTATGTATACGCCAATAACTAAGGACTAGATATAAAAAGGATCCAGGTCTTAACATTTAGAACCCTATTAATTAAATCTTCATGTGTCTCAGGAATTGGTAGATAGTTTTACTGAACTGAACCTCATCGGGATTTGAATATAGGATATATGTTTTTTgaagaaatataattatacGTAAGCATCACAAATAACTTCATACGGACAGAATGATATGGCTACTGTTAATAGGGTCGAAAGTACAATTTAAGGTTATAAGAAACAATATAATGTTCATATTCATCAGTTTGAATAGGAACATGTATATTTCCAAGCACTTACACAAAGTTTTAAATCGACCTTACGATTCCTTAACCTATTTTATAGTACTAGCCTTTAGCCAATAAGTACTAATGCTGAATTTTCGACTCTCTTTCGCCCCCTATATAGCTACGCATTTCTTCGTTACAATGAATACTTGGCTCGAAAGGACGAGTTTTTGTCATTGACTGCAGCAAAGAACAATAAGTGATTTCTCTCTCCCGGCCACTCACCGCATTGGGAGTTACTTAATTATGTGCCCagtgatatatgtataaactaAGGCTGGAACGGGTCTCAAtgttatacatatgtatatatataacgTGTGTTCAGAAATCAGAAACAGAAACTAAAACCGAAAAAACAAACTTAAATTAGTGTCGTGTTCGTGCCAGCCTTAGTGTATGTACAGTGCTCACTCGATGCAGTGAACTATTGAAAACCAAAGGGTGCGCACTGAATCGAATTTGTTCACTATAACGaatcacaaaaacaaaaataataaacatatttttaaacaacaCGTTTTCAAAAACACGCcgttctatttttttttaagttaaacaaaaatttttaaaatttcttgaATAAATTGTTCACTCTTACTAAAAGTTCACATAATCGAGTGTTCACTCTAAAGAGAGGGcactgtatatatatatataaagaatttgtATATGTTCTTTAATTTGTATAAATCGATATTTTGTAGTCATAAATAAAGCGAAGGTATGTACTTTAAAGTATAACCACTATCAATCATTTTATTGGAGGATTTACTGATAGCGGGAGCTTATCGCTAAAAATAGGGGAAATATTATTCTAATGAGAAGGATTTCCGCTTGGTGAACTCataaattatacaaatattttgaacTTGAGGCAAATGGCATTGACTGTTAAATGGATTAAGAGATATGTATGTTGTATTTTACTCTTGATAATACTTCCGATTTATTAAAATCcagctttaaaaaaatatgaagtTAGGAGGAAAAGacaagt includes these proteins:
- the LOC119556444 gene encoding ethanolamine kinase, which codes for MGTETKSNSYTGQISTSGGNPKVMKDSLSLVRQTVNQQSQSNQVQNQLNSNSNSQSYPNESENENEHELNSRDIRAKQEDKSRKEAIVPFVPVFVEEADVIQGAKELLKVIRPTWDLSHVEFKSFTDGITNKLVGCFHKEISKLRDENGGSYIPIKTQGLSPVQSEDPVIIEKDDDQFTDELATDDGTPVQYSDNVVLVRIYGNKTDLLIDRKAETQNFLLLHTYGLAPSLYATFKNGLVYEYVPGTTLNTDSVLCPEIWPLVARRMAEMHRKVRKHGESSAAKPMPMIWKKTQSFLDLVPERFSDAEKHKRVKETFLPIGRLREEFNKLYEYLEALDSPIVFSHNDLLLGNVIYTQSLKTVNFIDYEYADYNFQAFDIGNHFAEMCGVDEVDYSRYPKREFQLKWLRVYLEEYLQRSHIQNEEVELLYVQVNQFALASHIFWTVWSLLQAEHSTIDFDYVGYAFLRYNEYLARKDEFLSLTAAKNNK